CGTAAAGCGCCGCTGGCGCTGGAGTTGGCGATCGTCGTTCTGGCTTCATTCCTTGCTCGTTTCGGCCGTGATCACCGAACTGGTCATGGTCGTGGCTCCATTGCCGGTCGCTCCACCCGTGCAACAAGTTGTGTTACATGCGCCTCCTATCGACGAACCGCCATTGCCACACGCAGTTACCATTGAGGCGTTCACGCCGAATACCGAACATTGGTTAGCCGATGAAGCTGTCAGTACGCGCGACATCGAAGCAGCTCAAGGCGATCCTCGGTTTGCATGGTTGTCCGAGGGAGATTTCGATGCGCGCACTCCCGCCGAACAGGCGGCTGCCAGCGACTTTTTGTCGGCTCGGGTGATGAGCACGATTGCGGAGGCAGAAAAGCATTCTGCTGCAGATAACCTTCAGCGACTGGAGAATCTGACCGGCCAGTTGAACGACGTAGCAACCGAGCAGTCGGTACATGAAGTCACTACGCAACTCAGCAAACTACTTGGCACTTCACCTCGGGCTAATGAGCCAGCCAAGAAGCCCGTTGCCGGTGAATTCGATCTCGATTCAGCTCAACTACACGATGTGCGCCGCGAAATGCTCGACGATGGTTCGTTCAAATACATCGCGATTTTGATCGATTCGGCCGGCAGGTCGACTGACACCGAACTATCTGCCGAGGAGGGCGAGTCTGCATTTAAGACATTCGAGTTAATCAAATCGAATCCGCTGCTTGAGCGCGTCTATCGGGGCGTCGTCATGTCCCTGCTCGACAAGATGATGAAACCGTCTACAAACAAGTAGGCGAAAACTAAGAATTCGTAGAATGCTGATAGGCACGCAGGGCCAATTCGTAAACATCTTTGAGTGGCACATTCTTCTCCATTGCAATTACGCGGCAACTCTCGAATTCGGGCGAGAAACTGGTCGTGCCATCGCTGAGAACCGCTAATTTGCCTTGCACGTTTCCCCACTCGGTTTGAATCGAATGAGGGCGGCGTTCCAGCTTGTGGCGACTGGCCGGCCAGCGACGAATGCCAAGTGTGCCCGTTTCTTTAAAGAGGATTTTTTCCATCTTGGCAATCATTTCAGGCTGGCAGAGAACTGTGACGAGTACACCGGGGCGATTCTTTTTCATTTGAATTGCGGTGGTGTAAACATCGAGCGCTCCGGCCTCGAAGAGCTTCGTGGTGCAATGCCCGATCACCTCGCCGCTGATGTCGTCAAGATTCGTTTCGAGTACCCAGACTTGGTCGCTGAGCAGATGTTCGTCGACTTCCCCCACGATGAGTCGCAGCAGGTTGGGTTGCTCTTTTAAATCGCGATCGCCGGCCCCCAAGCCAATCTGGCGAATCTTCATTGCTGGCAGTGGGCCAAATTCATCAGCCACGGTGGCGATAATTGCCGCACCGGTGGGCGTTGTTAGTTCGAACGGCACGTGCGAAGCAGCGAGCGGAATCCCCTTCAGAATTTCCGCCACCGCCGGGGCCGGCACGCTGACTCGACCATGTTCAATCTCGATGAATCCCGTACCGGTTGGCACCGGAGAGCAGACAATGCGATCGACGCCCAGCAGTGACAGGCCGATCGCACTCCCCACAACATCGGCAATCGAATCCACCGCCCCCACTTCGTGAAAATGTACTTTTCGCAGAGTGCTGCCGTGAACTCGTGCCTCGGCTTCGCCAATGCAAGTGAAGATCCGGCGGGCCAGGTCTTTTTGCGTTTGGGTGAGCACCGGACTCGCATCGATCTTCTCGACGATGTGGTGCAGATGCCGGTGAGCCTGCTCTTTCGGATGATCGATGCTGACCTTCTGCCCGCGAAAGCCCTTGCGCTTCACTTCTGCCGCCGAAAACTGAATCTGCGTAAAACCGAGCGAATCAACGCCGGCCTGAATGGCAGCGAGATCGACACCGCAATCGACGAGCGCTCCCAGGGTCATATCGCCACTAATACCGCTGGCACAATCGAAGTAGGCAATTTTCATGGCTGAAACTTAGGCAGGCGAGGAAGAGGCTGGCCGCACGATGGGCAAATAGGATCAGGCCTGAATCGTAATCCCGAAATTGTTCCGAGAAAACGGGACGACGCTCGCGGAATATGCCAATGGCTGAGCGATGCCTGTTCTGACTACAATCGGCGTCAGCGCTCTCCCTCCTGGCCGCTGATTAGTACTCACCACAAAGTCACCTCGCATGTTGCACCTGAGACCAATATTGTCTCTATGTTTGCTCCTCTCGCCAATGACAGCGCGAGCAGCGGAGATGTCGGTCGCAATCCGGTCGGACTTTGCCGGTGGCAATGTCACTGTACTGAAGAACGAAGGAAGCGAGGTCGAAATAACGCCCGATCTGCGTGGCGGCAAACCCTGGTTCTACTGGCACTTTGAAGCGACTGCTTCGCAGTCCGGCCGCGTAACATTTACTTTTCCCAATGCCCAGCGCGTCGGTGTTCGTGGCCCTGCCTATAGCGTCGATGGGGGGCAGAATTGGCATTGGCTCGGTGCCGATCATGTGGAGTATGCGGCTCCGCCTGGCAATGGTACAGCTTCGCAGCGAGAGTCTTTTTACTACGACTTCACAGCGGAAATTCGGAAGGTGCGATTCGCGGTCGCAATTCCTTACCTGCAAGACAATCTCGAAAGGTTCCTGCGCGAGCATCAGACCAATCAGCACCTCAAGCGACTGCCGTTTGCGAAGACGCGCAATGGGACTCCAATCGAGCTGCTTCAGATTGGCGAGCCGGGACCCAATGTCAAAGCGATGATCGTAACGGCGCGACACCACGCTTGCGAATCAATGGCCAGCTATGTGATGGAAGGTTGGCTGCACGAGGCGATGTCTGATTCTCCCGCGGGAAGTTCCTTTCGTGCGAAGCACGTGCTGTTTGCCATTCCTCTGGTTGATAAAGACGGCGTGCAGGCCGGCGATCAGGGAAAAAATCGCCCGCCGCACGATCACAATCGCGATTATGGCGAAATGCCGCTCTACCCCGAAATCAAGGCGATTCAAGACTTGGGCGAAGCTCAGCGCGTGCGGTATGCCCTCGATATGCACTGCCCGGCCTTGCGCGGCGACATTCATGAAGCCTTTCACTTTATGGGGCTCGGTCTCCCGCATATTAAGGACAACGTGAATGAGTTCATTGCTTGGCTGAAAGAAGAACGCCCCCAGTTGGCGATGGCC
Above is a window of Anatilimnocola aggregata DNA encoding:
- the larC gene encoding nickel pincer cofactor biosynthesis protein LarC; its protein translation is MKIAYFDCASGISGDMTLGALVDCGVDLAAIQAGVDSLGFTQIQFSAAEVKRKGFRGQKVSIDHPKEQAHRHLHHIVEKIDASPVLTQTQKDLARRIFTCIGEAEARVHGSTLRKVHFHEVGAVDSIADVVGSAIGLSLLGVDRIVCSPVPTGTGFIEIEHGRVSVPAPAVAEILKGIPLAASHVPFELTTPTGAAIIATVADEFGPLPAMKIRQIGLGAGDRDLKEQPNLLRLIVGEVDEHLLSDQVWVLETNLDDISGEVIGHCTTKLFEAGALDVYTTAIQMKKNRPGVLVTVLCQPEMIAKMEKILFKETGTLGIRRWPASRHKLERRPHSIQTEWGNVQGKLAVLSDGTTSFSPEFESCRVIAMEKNVPLKDVYELALRAYQHSTNS